The window CTTCCTCGATCTCTATGCTTGAGGCGATGCAGCAATTGGAACAGCATTATTATTCGGCCATTCCAATTATTGATGAAAACAATAAATACGTTGGAACCTTGGCTGAGGGAGACCTGCTATGGAAACTCAAGAATACAGAGGGGCTCAGCTTTGAGAATATGGGTCAGGTTAAAGTAAGTGACATTCAGCGCCATGTGCATAATGAGAGCGTAGAAATCAACGCTCAAATGGAGGATATGCTGACGCTCGCCGCAGACCAGAATTTCGTACCGGTCGTCGATAGCACGGGTGTCTTTCTAGGAATTATCCGCCGCAAAGATATTATTGAATATTACACACGGAATATAACGGACTAACCGCCACGATAGGAACAAGGCCCTCCCTGCAGCCAGCAGAAGGAGGGCCTTATTTGTAACTCAGAATCCGTGCTGTCCATAAAATTGCAAACTATAGAACCCAGCAGAACGCTGGATTGATATTTACAGTTCCGTCAGGATAATCGTTCCCTGCGGCGTAATTGCCAGAGTGTGTTCATACTGAGCAGAGAGACCGCCGTCAATGGTCCGGGCTGTCCACCCGTCTGCATCCACCTTTGTCCGGTAGCTGCCGGTATTCAGCATCGGCTCGATGGTGAACACCATGCCTTCTTTCAGGCGCGGACCTTTGCCTGCGGGTCCATAATGCGGCACCTCAGGCCCTTCATGCATCTCTGAACCGATGCCATGGCCGATAAAATCGCGGACCACGGAGAAACCGTTCGATTCGGCATACACCTGAATTGCATGAGCAACATCACCGATCCGGTTACCGGCGACTGCCTGCTCAATGCCCTTGAATAAGGACTCCTTGGTCGTTTCCAGCAATTTACTGGCCTGCTCACTGATTGTCCCGACAGCATAGGACCAGGCGGAATCCGCCAGCCAGCCGTTCAGGTTGACGACCATATCGATCGTTACAATATCTCCATCTTTCAGCGGCTCTTTTTTGGGGAAGCCATGACAAATTACATCATTCACAGAAGCACAGGTGGCATAGGGATACCCGTGGTATCCTTTTTGCTCCGGCGTCGCCCCATGAGACAGGATGAATTTTTCAGCGAACTCGTCAATTTCCCACGTTGTGATTCCGGGCTGTATAATTCCGGCAATCTGCCGGTGGCATTCGGCAAGAATTTTACCGGCCGCGCGCATCTTTTCAATCTCTTCCATCGTTTTCATGATGATCATTTCATTCGCCTCTTCTGTACAGAACACATTACTCACTATAATGGCTCTTGAATATGTTTTTTTGGTGCTCCTCTATATTATGTAAGAAAACTGCCGGAAATCCAAATTCATTCTGTGTTTATTATCAATTTCCCCGGTTTTGCATAAAATAAGACAGTGCAGGGATGTAAGGAGGGATTTCAGAATTTCATGACCAGGAAGAAGAAACACCGCCCCAGAAACTCCGGAATAACCGTTCGGCTGCATCCTAAAACCCGAATACTTCTTGCTAAAACGGTAGTAAGCGCGCTCCGAAAGATGAATACCACGCAGCCTGAAGCCCGCAGAGAACTTCCGTCGATTTCAGGATTCGTTGATCATAAACAAATACGGATTCTGATGGTATCCTCCCTGACCGGAGAATCCATGTGGCAGGTGGAACAAATGATTGCCGAGCAGTTCCGGCTTCTGGCGAAAGAACTAATTTCCATCAAAGCTTTTCAGAGCTTCTCTTCAGCGCTTGTCCAGCTTAACCCGGATCTGCTGCTGGTTGTAGGGAATGAAGAATCTTTCTCCGGTACAGATCTGGAGATCATCGCCAAGGCTCCTTTGAAGAAAGCGATCTGGCTCTCCGATGGAGCGTTTACCAGTGAATCCACCGCCCGGCTGGTTGCATTATTCGATTACGTCTTTACCCAGAACACCCTTCATATTCCCTTTTATCAGCATTCCGGCTGCAAGGAAGTCCGCTACCTCCCTTTTGCCGCCGACCGCAGCCTGTTCTCTCCGAGATCCGTGAATGCGGAGTACAGATCCTATTTACTTCTGCTTGGTGACGCCAGGGGAGCCGGTAAAGAATACGCGGAGAAGATAAAGCACTTGTTCGCTATAAAAAAAGTAGCTGCTGCCGGTATAGGCTGGGAGGAGTATCCAGGACTAAAGGTGCTGGCACCTGATGCTGAGCTGCAGGATTACTACAACGGTGCGGAACTCGTCATCCATTGGGGCGGTCTTACCGCTAAGGTCTTTGATATCGCTGCCTGCGGGGTTTTTCAGCTGGCTGAAGGCCATCCCAATATTTATGAAAATATGAATCCAGGTGAGGATATTGTCATCTTTCATACTGCCGATGAACTGCTGGAGAAGCTGCACTATTATTCCAATCATGCGGATGCCAAAAGAGCGATTGCCAGCCGGGCCTTATGGAAGAGCACGTATGATTACTCTTTTCTGCAAATGGCTACAAAGCTCCTTCATACCATATTTAACTATTCATAAAGCATTCCTGGGCAAGATTAGCTGGCCTGGAACTTCGCCATGCAGGAGGTATGTAAGTTGAAGCTCATCGCTTTTTTATTGCCGCAATTTCACCGCATTCCCGAGAATGACCAGTGGTGGGGTGAAGGCTTTACGGAATGGACGAATACTAAAAAGGCGGTCCCGCTTTATCCCGGCCACCTGCAGCCCAAGGAGCCGTTTGAGCAGTATTACTATGATTTGACGGATAGGGCAGCGAGGAATTGGCAGGCAGAGGTAGCGAAAGCCTATGGTATTTACGGGTTCTGCTATTATCACTACTGGTTCAAGGGTAAACCTCTGCTCGAACGTCCATTTAATCAGGTCTTAACCTCGGGTGAGCCGCAGTTTCCGTTCTGCCTGTCCTGGGCCAACGAATCCTGGACGCGTAAATGGGATGGCGGAGACAACGAACTTCTGATCAGACAGGAATACGGCGACGAAGAGGACTGGGAAATTCATTTTTACGAACTATTAAAGGCATTTCGTGATGAGCGGTATATCAGGATCGATAACAAGCCTGTGTTTATCATCTATAGACCGGGGAAAATCCCCCGGTGTGATGAAATGCTTAACCTGTGGAACCGGCTGGCAGTCAAGAATGGCCTGGACGGAATTTTTTTTGTCAGAACATTGGGAGGATTTGAAATTCCCAGCCAAAACGGGTTTGATGCGAGCGTTGAGTTTGAACCGCATTATACCTTTGCCCACGGAGACACACAACGTCTCTGGCATTACATGGATCTCGGCGGTAAAGAACATCTTGTATTTGATTATGATCAGGCATGGCTGTCGATCCTGAACCGCTCCCACCACAGAAACGGTGAAAAAATATTCCCAGGAGCCTACGTCAACTGGGATAATACACCTCGTCTCGGTGAACGGGGACAGAGCGCTATAGGAGCCTCTCCGCGCAAGTTCGGCTGGTACCTCACCAAGCAGATTGGGCGGGCGAAATCCCTCTATCAAAGCGATTATCTGTTTATCAACGCCTGGAACGAATGGGCAGAAGGCGCCTTTCTTGAGCCTGACCGCCGGTATCAGTTCCGCTATCTGGAGGAGGTCAAGAAGGCACTGGAGCAGGCAGGAGCTTTCCCTGCCGTGGATTCTGAAACTTAGTCAAGCCAGCTGGATGGCAAGACTGGGTGTGCCGCTGCTGACATCAATAAACAGCACATAATCAAGTCCATCCGTGCCTTTTAACATAAGCCCCGGCTGGGACACTGCACCAGTAGCATAGAATCTTATCTGCTGCAGGCTTGCGCCTCCGGCCGGCAGAACCGGCTGATTACTGGACCCTACACGATAGTTGGACCAGAGACTGCCTCCGGCATCTACATCTGCCCCTGTTACAAGACTATTAACGATAGTCTGATTGCCGTTAACCTGTAAATCGCCCTGTATCGTTTCACTGCCGTTAACGTTCAGGTGCTGCTGTACCGTCTCGTTTCCGTTAACTTGAAGATCCTGCTGTATTGTTTGGTTGCCAGTAACCAGTACATTGTCAAAGGTTGGCAAGGCTATCATCCCTTTCAATTGTGTTGCTATAGTATATGTATCTTCTGGAAGATGGCTATAGTACAACCATCCAAGTTTACATTTATGGGATAGGAAAAGACACAACAAAGAACCCGTCCTCCTCGTGGGAGAACAGGTTCTTTGTATTATAGGATTACTTGTGGAAATTCAGGCCTGAGGTAACAGCTTCTACGTATCCGCTGCGGATCACAAAATCCCCAAAATGCTCCCCGGTTCTGCGTTCCTTGGCATATCGCTGAATGATCGGCTCCAGCGTCTCCAGTATTTCCTGTTCACCGATATTCTCCTTATACAGCTTATTCAGCCGGTCGCCGGCAAAGCCGGCTCCCAGATACATATTGTATTTGCCCGGGGCTTTACCGATGAAGGAGATTTCACCGAGGGCCGGTCGTGCACAGCCATTCGGGCAGCCGGTCATCCGGATGACAATCTCCTCATCGCGCAGGCCTGCCTTGTCGATGATCAGCTCCAGCTTATCCAGCAGGACCGGAAGATACCGCTCTGCCTCTGCCATCGCGAGGCCGCAGGTCGGCAGGGCCACACAGGACATGGCACTGCGCCGCAGAGCAGAATGATGCGCCCCGTCCGTCAGGCCATATTGCTGCGCGAGCTCGGCAATCCTGCGTTTCTTGGCACTGCTCACACCACCGATGATCAGGTTCTGGTTCGGCGTAAGCCGGAAATCTCCGGTGTGAATCTTCGCAATCTCACGGAGCCCGGTCATCAGCGGATAACCTTCCTGATCCTGAATCCGGCCGCTCTGGATATAGAGGGTCAGATTCCATTTGCCGTCGTATCCTTTCACCCAGCCGTAACGGTCTCCGTTATGGTCGAAATGATACGCGCGTGCTGCTTCAAGCTCCCAGCCCAGCCGGTGATGCAGCTCGCCTCTGAACCAGTCCAGCCCGTGACGGTCAATTGTATATTTGAAGCGGGCATTCTTACGGACCGAGCGGTTGCCGTAGTCTCTCTGGATGGTCACGGTCTTCTCGGCCACATCAATCATCTGCTCCGGCCGGACGAAGCCGATTACCCGTCCAAGCTGAGGATATGTGTTCGTATCGCCATGTGTCATACCCATGCCTCCGCCTACGGAGACGTTGAAGCCGGCCAGCTTGCCGTCTTCCAGAATGGCGATGAAGCCCAGGTCCTGGGAGAATACATCGACATCGTTAGATGGCGGCACCGCCAGGCCAATCTTGAACTTACGGGGCAGGTAGACCGGTCCATAGATCGGCTCGACCTCTACATCTGCCTTGCTGTCCACAACCTTCTCTCCATCCAGCCAGATTTCGTGATAAGCCGGCGTCCGCGGGGCCAGGTGATCGCTAATTTTGCGGGCCCACTCATAGACCTCCGTATGAACCTCCGACTGATACGGATTGGGGGAGCTCATTACGTTACGGTTGACATCCCCGCAAGCTGCGAGTGTAGTCATGAGTGTATCGTTAATGGTCTTGATCGTTTTTTTCAGATTCCATTTCAGCACACCGTGCATTTGAAAAGCCTGTCTTGTCGTCAGACGAAGCGTCCCGTTTCCGTATTTATGAGCCAGCTCATCCATCACCAGCCATTGTGCAGCCGTTGCCACTCCGCCAGGAGCTACAACCCGCAACATAAACTGATATGCCGGCTCCAGCTTGGAACGTTCGCGTTCGCTGCGCAGGTCCCGGTCATCCTGCATGTAGCTGCCATGGAATTTCAGCAGACGGTTGTCGTCCTCCGGCAGTCCGCCTGTGATCGGATTGCGCAGGGTTGCTTCGAGCGCACCGCGCAGGTAGTTGCTCTCCTGCTTGATATGTTCAACATCGCTTGGCGGCCCGCCGATCGGCTTCACCGCTGATTCATTATTTGCCACGATTGATCGTCTCCTTCCGCTTCCATCCGCTGCCCTTAATATACATCGCGCTGATAGCGCTGTTCTTGTTGCATGTTATCCAGATAGGCTGCAGCGTCACTAGGGCTTAATCCGCCTTCTTCCTGAATAACGGTAACCAGTGCCGCGTGGACATCATGGGCCATATGCTTCTCATCACCGCATACATATACATGTGCGCCTTCCTTCAGCCAGGCATACAGCTCCTTGCTGTGCTCAAGGATACGGTGCTGCACATATACCTTCTCTTCCGTATCGCGGGAGAACGCCACATCCAGCTTGTTCAGCACGCCGTCCTTCAGCATCCGCTGCCAATCCGTCTGGTAGAGGAAGTCGGTCACGAAATGGCGGTCGCCATAGAACAGCCAAGTCTTGCCGCCAGCGCCCTGCTCTTCCCGTTCCTCCAGGAAGGAACGGAAAGGTGCAACCCCTGTTCCCGGCCCGATCATAATCACCGGAACATCGGGATTCGCCGGAAGCTTGAAATTCGGATTACTCTGAATGTACACCGGCAGTGTATCGCCAGGCTGTACCCGTTCTGCGCAGTGCACCGAGCAGACGCCGTATCGTTCACGGCCATGGGATTCATAACGTACCGCCCGAACCGCAAAATGAACCTCATCCGGATTGGCGTTAAAGCTGCTGGCAATCGAATACAGTCTTGCAGGCAGCTTGCGCAAAATGGTTACAAAGCTGCGGGCGGGAACCCCCCAAGGTGCAAAATCAACAATCAGATCAAGCAGGTCACGGCCATGGATATAGGCCTTCAGTTCTGCCGCAGCTTCCGGAACGAGCAAAGCATGCAGTCCTGCAGCAGCGGTCAGCTTCGCCGCCTGTTCCAGCAGCGGTTTCGTCAGTACGGTGATTTCGTAGTGGCGCAGCAGCGCTTCACGCAGCGTCCCCTCTTCACCTTTCTTATTTAACGGAACGGATTCGTCAGGATTCCACCCCATAGCGGCTATAATATCTGCCACCAGCTGCGGGTGGTTCTCAGGATAGACCCCAAGAGAATCGCCTGGTTCAAAGCTCAGATTGGAGCCGGCAAGCGACAGCTCGAGATGCCTTGTCTCGCGGTCGGAGCCGCGTCCGTTCAGATTCAGATTCTCCAGCACTTCTGCGTGGAAGGGATGATTGCGGGAGTATGGTGAAGCAGGTGCATCTGCTGTCTCAGCTGCCTCTACGGCTGCATCTGCGATCGCTGTCACATTCTGCGGGCCGTTCAGCGCGCTGATGACCTGCTCGAACCAGTCTGCAACCGCCTCATCATAATCCAGATCGCAATCGACACGCGGACTGAGCCGCTGGCCGCCCAGCTCTTCCAGCCGCTGATCGAAGTCTTTACCGGTCTGGCAGAAGAATTCATAGGAGGTGTCGCCCAGGGCAAGTACCGAGTAACGCAGCGATTCCAGCTGAGGCGCTCTTTTGCTGTACAGGAATTCATGGAAGGCCCGGGCATTGTCCGGCGGTTCACCTTCCCCATGGGTGCTGGCCAGGATAAGCAGATTCTCGACTTTTTTGAGTGTATTTGTTTTGAAGGCGTTCATCGCCGCCACGGTTACCTGGAAGCCTTGCTCCTCTAGCTTGCGGGACAGGCTGGACGCCAGCCGCTGGCAGTTTCCGGTCTGGGAGCCGAACAGTATGGTCACCTCACGGGATAATTGGGGTGCTACCGCTGCAGAAGCAGCTGCTGCATTCTGAGAGGCTGCCGCAAGCACCGGCTGCTCACCGGCTGCCGGGACCAGGTTTGTAGTTCCCCGCAGAGACATTGCGGATAAGTATCCGCCAAGCCAAATCTGCTGCGATTCCGTAAGTGTAGGCAGCAGCCGGTTCAGAAGTTCAACCTGGCTCTCGCTAAACGGGCTGTTCGTAACTTGTAGTTGCACCAATATCGACCTCTCCTTAGCAAAAAAATCTTCTACTCTATTAACATCATGAACTCAGGCTAACATAATTATAAGAAACCTTCAACGAGTTGCCGATTCACTAAATTATGGCATTATAGGTATTTAATGAAATAAAACGCAAAAAAGCCGCTTAAATCATAGTAAATAACTCCGATTTAAGCAGCTTCATTACATTTAATGATAACTTGCATTAGATAAAATGATATAAGAATTTTGTTGTTGACCTCTTTTTAAAGGGCACTCGCCTTGAAGGAGTTCAGTTTTGCTTGATTTGTTTTCTTTTGATCCTGCTGCTCTTCACTTGCCCGAGAATCAGATGAATGACAATCAGGATTCCACCGGCATTAATCGCCAGATCGGCCAGATTGAGAATGCCCCCGCCCTTCCCGAATACGAGAAAGTCCGTAACCTGATGAAACAATACACGGTCAATTCCGTTGCCGACAGCCCCTCCTACCAGAAAACCGCTGGCCGCTTCCAGGAGCGGACCCCGCAGCTCTCCTTTATGCCGGTAATAGAAGACCGCTGCGACAAATCCTGCGGCTACAATGGCAAAATATTGCCCGTACCCCTGAAAGGAGCTGAAGGCCGCTCCGCTGTTCTCATAATACGAAAATACCAGATGCCCTTCCCAGAAAGGAACAATCTCCCCAAGCCGCATATTCGACCGCACAATCCACTTGGCAGCCTGGTCCGCCGCAACGACCAATACGGATATCAGATAAAATAGCAAAACCAGCGCCCCCCTGTATTAAGTGCATTTAATCCTGCTGCAGACCCCTGCTTCCCCCAGCTTATCACAGACTGGTGCCCGTTAGCATCATCGTCCTATTTCAGTGCTTCTGCACTTCTGTAGAACAGTCAATATGTTACATCCAAAAGCTTACTGGTTAAACATTCTTAGATTACAAAGACCAACTGGAGGGGCTGCCGCATGGAATACGGACTTATAACAATCAAATTGATTGCAGGTTTTATCGGGCTGTGGGCGATGACACGTCTGCTCGGTAAAAAGGAAATATCCGCCCTTACGCCCTTTGACTTCATTTCGGCGGTAATTCTGGGTGATCTTGTTGGGGATACTATATATGAAAAAGAGCACTCCGTGCTGATGCTGATTTTTACGCTGGCTGTCTGGACGTTATTGTCCGTTACTTTTGAAAAAATCACCCTCCATCTTCCCAAGCTCCGCAAGCCGCTGGAGGGCGAGCCTGAAGTCTTAATCCGTGACGGGAAGATCGATCTGCGTAAGCTGCGTAAAAACAACCTGGATTTCGAACAGCTGCGGATGATGTTGCGGGCCAAGGATACGTTCTCTGTCAGCGAGGTCGCTTACGCGATTTATGAGACGAACGGCTCACTCAGCATTCTCAAAAAAGCACAGCATGAACCGGCGACCCGTGAGGATCTGCTTGTGCCGGTTCCGGAGTCCACCCTGCCGCTAAGCATTATCGAAGACGGCATTGTGCAGCGCCAGACCCTCAGTAACCTGGGTCAGGATGATGCCTGGCTGGCCGGTGAGCTGCGCAAGCAGGGCTATAACGGACCGCAGTCTGTAGCCTACGCCG of the Paenibacillus pedocola genome contains:
- a CDS encoding assimilatory sulfite reductase (NADPH) flavoprotein subunit, whose product is MQLQVTNSPFSESQVELLNRLLPTLTESQQIWLGGYLSAMSLRGTTNLVPAAGEQPVLAAASQNAAAASAAVAPQLSREVTILFGSQTGNCQRLASSLSRKLEEQGFQVTVAAMNAFKTNTLKKVENLLILASTHGEGEPPDNARAFHEFLYSKRAPQLESLRYSVLALGDTSYEFFCQTGKDFDQRLEELGGQRLSPRVDCDLDYDEAVADWFEQVISALNGPQNVTAIADAAVEAAETADAPASPYSRNHPFHAEVLENLNLNGRGSDRETRHLELSLAGSNLSFEPGDSLGVYPENHPQLVADIIAAMGWNPDESVPLNKKGEEGTLREALLRHYEITVLTKPLLEQAAKLTAAAGLHALLVPEAAAELKAYIHGRDLLDLIVDFAPWGVPARSFVTILRKLPARLYSIASSFNANPDEVHFAVRAVRYESHGRERYGVCSVHCAERVQPGDTLPVYIQSNPNFKLPANPDVPVIMIGPGTGVAPFRSFLEEREEQGAGGKTWLFYGDRHFVTDFLYQTDWQRMLKDGVLNKLDVAFSRDTEEKVYVQHRILEHSKELYAWLKEGAHVYVCGDEKHMAHDVHAALVTVIQEEGGLSPSDAAAYLDNMQQEQRYQRDVY
- a CDS encoding DUF421 domain-containing protein, with amino-acid sequence MEYGLITIKLIAGFIGLWAMTRLLGKKEISALTPFDFISAVILGDLVGDTIYEKEHSVLMLIFTLAVWTLLSVTFEKITLHLPKLRKPLEGEPEVLIRDGKIDLRKLRKNNLDFEQLRMMLRAKDTFSVSEVAYAIYETNGSLSILKKAQHEPATREDLLVPVPESTLPLSIIEDGIVQRQTLSNLGQDDAWLAGELRKQGYNGPQSVAYAEITEEGELAVISSVSH
- the lspA gene encoding signal peptidase II encodes the protein MLFYLISVLVVAADQAAKWIVRSNMRLGEIVPFWEGHLVFSYYENSGAAFSSFQGYGQYFAIVAAGFVAAVFYYRHKGELRGPLLEAASGFLVGGAVGNGIDRVLFHQVTDFLVFGKGGGILNLADLAINAGGILIVIHLILGQVKSSRIKRKQIKQN
- a CDS encoding glycosyltransferase family protein encodes the protein MNTTQPEARRELPSISGFVDHKQIRILMVSSLTGESMWQVEQMIAEQFRLLAKELISIKAFQSFSSALVQLNPDLLLVVGNEESFSGTDLEIIAKAPLKKAIWLSDGAFTSESTARLVALFDYVFTQNTLHIPFYQHSGCKEVRYLPFAADRSLFSPRSVNAEYRSYLLLLGDARGAGKEYAEKIKHLFAIKKVAAAGIGWEEYPGLKVLAPDAELQDYYNGAELVIHWGGLTAKVFDIAACGVFQLAEGHPNIYENMNPGEDIVIFHTADELLEKLHYYSNHADAKRAIASRALWKSTYDYSFLQMATKLLHTIFNYS
- a CDS encoding glycosyltransferase WbsX family protein: MKLIAFLLPQFHRIPENDQWWGEGFTEWTNTKKAVPLYPGHLQPKEPFEQYYYDLTDRAARNWQAEVAKAYGIYGFCYYHYWFKGKPLLERPFNQVLTSGEPQFPFCLSWANESWTRKWDGGDNELLIRQEYGDEEDWEIHFYELLKAFRDERYIRIDNKPVFIIYRPGKIPRCDEMLNLWNRLAVKNGLDGIFFVRTLGGFEIPSQNGFDASVEFEPHYTFAHGDTQRLWHYMDLGGKEHLVFDYDQAWLSILNRSHHRNGEKIFPGAYVNWDNTPRLGERGQSAIGASPRKFGWYLTKQIGRAKSLYQSDYLFINAWNEWAEGAFLEPDRRYQFRYLEEVKKALEQAGAFPAVDSET
- the cysI gene encoding assimilatory sulfite reductase (NADPH) hemoprotein subunit, with amino-acid sequence MANNESAVKPIGGPPSDVEHIKQESNYLRGALEATLRNPITGGLPEDDNRLLKFHGSYMQDDRDLRSERERSKLEPAYQFMLRVVAPGGVATAAQWLVMDELAHKYGNGTLRLTTRQAFQMHGVLKWNLKKTIKTINDTLMTTLAACGDVNRNVMSSPNPYQSEVHTEVYEWARKISDHLAPRTPAYHEIWLDGEKVVDSKADVEVEPIYGPVYLPRKFKIGLAVPPSNDVDVFSQDLGFIAILEDGKLAGFNVSVGGGMGMTHGDTNTYPQLGRVIGFVRPEQMIDVAEKTVTIQRDYGNRSVRKNARFKYTIDRHGLDWFRGELHHRLGWELEAARAYHFDHNGDRYGWVKGYDGKWNLTLYIQSGRIQDQEGYPLMTGLREIAKIHTGDFRLTPNQNLIIGGVSSAKKRRIAELAQQYGLTDGAHHSALRRSAMSCVALPTCGLAMAEAERYLPVLLDKLELIIDKAGLRDEEIVIRMTGCPNGCARPALGEISFIGKAPGKYNMYLGAGFAGDRLNKLYKENIGEQEILETLEPIIQRYAKERRTGEHFGDFVIRSGYVEAVTSGLNFHK
- a CDS encoding CBS domain-containing protein, whose product is MEISAFLLPKDQVAFITSSISMLEAMQQLEQHYYSAIPIIDENNKYVGTLAEGDLLWKLKNTEGLSFENMGQVKVSDIQRHVHNESVEINAQMEDMLTLAADQNFVPVVDSTGVFLGIIRRKDIIEYYTRNITD
- the map gene encoding type I methionyl aminopeptidase, whose protein sequence is MIIMKTMEEIEKMRAAGKILAECHRQIAGIIQPGITTWEIDEFAEKFILSHGATPEQKGYHGYPYATCASVNDVICHGFPKKEPLKDGDIVTIDMVVNLNGWLADSAWSYAVGTISEQASKLLETTKESLFKGIEQAVAGNRIGDVAHAIQVYAESNGFSVVRDFIGHGIGSEMHEGPEVPHYGPAGKGPRLKEGMVFTIEPMLNTGSYRTKVDADGWTARTIDGGLSAQYEHTLAITPQGTIILTEL